One genomic segment of Kiritimatiella glycovorans includes these proteins:
- the rsmG gene encoding 16S rRNA (guanine(527)-N(7))-methyltransferase RsmG, whose translation MSEPLPLVRQNFPELDENQRHVLAEYARLLGWWNERINLVSRRDMPNFERKHLLPSLAVLRAVDFPADSAIMDAGSGGGLPGLPLAILRPDCRFTLVDSVAKKTRVLEDLVDRLELANVEVRRARIESMEERFDFVTGRALKSLATLCDWLRGRIGAGAHGEERRGLFYLKGGDPSLELDEAGIEDYELFPLSLWIEEPELETKVLIFIPADEINRRRKR comes from the coding sequence ATGAGTGAGCCACTTCCGCTGGTCCGACAGAACTTTCCCGAACTCGACGAGAACCAGCGACACGTACTCGCCGAATATGCGCGCCTGCTGGGCTGGTGGAATGAACGCATCAATCTCGTCTCCCGACGGGATATGCCCAACTTCGAACGCAAACACCTGCTGCCCTCGCTCGCCGTACTGCGCGCCGTCGATTTTCCCGCCGACTCCGCCATCATGGATGCGGGCAGCGGGGGCGGCCTGCCGGGACTCCCGCTGGCCATCCTGCGCCCCGACTGCCGGTTCACCCTGGTGGACTCCGTGGCCAAGAAAACCCGCGTGCTGGAAGACCTCGTCGACCGGCTGGAACTCGCTAATGTCGAGGTCCGGCGCGCGAGAATCGAATCCATGGAGGAGCGGTTCGATTTCGTCACGGGCCGCGCGCTGAAATCGCTGGCGACCCTGTGCGACTGGCTCCGCGGACGCATCGGGGCGGGTGCGCACGGGGAGGAGCGCCGCGGACTGTTCTACCTGAAGGGCGGCGATCCGAGCCTGGAGCTGGACGAGGCGGGGATCGAGGACTACGAACTCTTCCCGCTCTCGCTCTGGATCGAGGAGCCGGAACTCGAAACCAAGGTCCTGATCTTCATCCCCGCCGACGAGATCAACCGGCGCCGGAAACGCTGA